A region from the Verrucomicrobiota bacterium genome encodes:
- a CDS encoding 2-hydroxyglutaryl-CoA dehydratase: MICAGIDAGSRTTKVVLVDAASRDVVASGVVDQGVQQDTIASTLLDTLLAERGLTRDAVRRTVATGYGRNGISTADMTITEITCQAVGVRRVAPECATIVDIGGQDSKLIRLGADGSVEDFAMNDRCAAGTGRFLEVVASRLGVTLDKLVELASRSTNPASISSMCVVFAESEIVGLLADGAKPEDIVAGVEASIARRVAAMAGRRTKGPVVFTGGVALVGAMRAALENVLGLNVSIAPTPQLTGALGAALLAARHG, encoded by the coding sequence ATGATCTGTGCCGGGATCGACGCTGGATCGCGAACGACGAAGGTCGTGCTCGTCGACGCGGCGAGCCGTGACGTAGTGGCATCTGGCGTTGTCGACCAGGGCGTGCAGCAGGATACCATCGCGTCGACGTTGCTCGACACGCTCCTTGCGGAGCGCGGCCTGACGCGCGATGCGGTGCGCCGGACTGTGGCGACGGGCTACGGCCGCAACGGGATTTCCACCGCCGACATGACGATCACGGAGATCACGTGCCAGGCCGTCGGCGTGCGCCGCGTCGCGCCCGAGTGCGCGACGATCGTCGACATCGGCGGGCAGGACAGCAAACTCATCCGGCTTGGGGCCGACGGCAGCGTCGAGGACTTCGCCATGAACGACCGTTGTGCGGCTGGCACAGGACGTTTCTTGGAGGTTGTGGCGTCGCGATTGGGTGTAACGCTCGACAAGCTCGTTGAGCTCGCGTCGCGCAGCACGAATCCGGCGTCGATCAGCAGCATGTGCGTCGTGTTCGCCGAGAGCGAGATCGTCGGCCTGCTGGCCGACGGGGCGAAGCCGGAGGACATCGTTGCCGGCGTCGAGGCCTCGATCGCGCGGCGCGTCGCGGCGATGGCCGGGCGCCGCACGAAAGGCCCCGTGGTGTTCACCGGCGGGGTCGCCCTCGTCGGCGCCATGCGCGCCGCCCTCGAAAACGTCCTGGGTCTCAACGTGAGCATTGCACCCACCCCCCAGCTCACCGGCGCACTGGGCGCCGCGCTGCTCGCGGCGCGGCACGGCTAA
- a CDS encoding L-seryl-tRNA(Sec) selenium transferase codes for MPPTREMLLKTIPAVDVLLRDEDLARWSDGLPRRVVVDALRTAADSVRQAILTDALDEPTEASLRREILSQARQAAQAAMQPHYCHAVNATGIILHTGLGRAVLAKAALNQIAKELSGYSVLQLGVETGKRSRRDERIEWLLQQLTGCEAATVVNNNAAATALVLNTVGKGREIIVSRGQLVEIGGSFRLPEVMEAAGVRLLEVGTTNKAHARDYERAIGENTAGILRVHPSNYKIMGFSAEVPLKELVAIAHAHGLPLIDDVGAGALIDFAQFGFHEQERLQDSVRAGSDLIMSSADKLIGSSQGGIILGTAEWLTAIRKNPVARIVRVGKLTLAALEATLTLFLDETVAMRELPTLRMLARTFNEIGEQAERISAALRECAPEANVAVIDGSSQMGSGSLPTESIPTRLVAVASPALDAETLAARLRGSSPPVFARIQKDHVLVDPRTLLDGDEALLLEAFAAALTGR; via the coding sequence ATGCCCCCGACACGAGAAATGCTTCTCAAGACGATCCCCGCCGTCGATGTGCTCTTGCGCGACGAGGACCTCGCGCGCTGGAGCGACGGTCTACCGAGACGCGTCGTCGTCGATGCGCTCCGGACCGCCGCCGACAGCGTGCGCCAGGCGATACTGACCGACGCCCTGGACGAGCCGACCGAGGCTTCGCTGCGCCGGGAGATCCTCTCTCAAGCACGGCAAGCAGCCCAGGCCGCCATGCAGCCCCACTATTGCCACGCCGTCAACGCCACGGGCATCATCTTGCACACGGGTCTTGGCCGGGCCGTGCTCGCCAAGGCCGCCCTCAACCAGATCGCGAAGGAGCTGTCGGGCTATTCGGTGCTCCAGCTCGGCGTGGAGACCGGCAAGCGCTCGCGCCGTGACGAGCGGATCGAGTGGCTTCTCCAGCAGCTCACCGGGTGCGAGGCGGCAACAGTCGTCAACAACAACGCGGCCGCCACCGCGCTCGTGCTCAACACCGTTGGAAAGGGCCGCGAGATTATCGTCTCGCGCGGCCAGCTCGTCGAGATCGGCGGCTCGTTCCGCCTGCCCGAGGTCATGGAGGCGGCAGGCGTGCGGCTCCTCGAGGTCGGCACGACGAACAAGGCGCACGCGCGCGACTATGAGCGCGCCATCGGCGAGAACACGGCCGGCATCCTGCGCGTGCACCCGAGCAACTACAAGATCATGGGCTTCAGCGCCGAGGTGCCGCTCAAGGAGCTGGTCGCCATCGCGCACGCCCACGGCCTGCCGCTCATCGACGACGTGGGCGCCGGCGCGCTCATCGACTTCGCCCAGTTCGGCTTTCACGAGCAGGAGCGGCTCCAGGACTCGGTACGCGCCGGCTCGGACCTCATCATGTCGAGCGCCGATAAGCTCATCGGCTCGTCGCAGGGCGGCATCATCCTCGGCACCGCCGAGTGGCTCACGGCCATCCGCAAGAACCCGGTCGCGCGCATCGTGCGCGTTGGCAAGCTCACGCTCGCTGCGCTCGAGGCGACGCTCACGCTGTTCCTCGACGAGACAGTGGCAATGCGCGAACTGCCCACACTGCGCATGCTGGCGAGAACCTTCAACGAGATCGGCGAGCAGGCCGAACGGATTTCGGCGGCGCTTCGAGAGTGCGCCCCCGAGGCGAACGTCGCGGTGATAGACGGCTCGTCGCAGATGGGCAGTGGCTCGCTGCCGACGGAGAGCATCCCGACAAGGCTCGTGGCGGTCGCCAGCCCTGCCCTCGATGCCGAGACGCTTGCCGCGCGGCTGCGGGGTTCGTCGCCGCCCGTCTTCGCGCGCATCCAGAAGGACCACGTGCTCGTCGATCCGCGCACGCTGCTGGACGGTGACGAAGCCCTGCTTCTCGAGGCATTCGCCGCCGCGCTGACCGGGCGATAG
- a CDS encoding glycosyltransferase: MTGQPLVSIITPSHNHAAFLEETIRSVLAQDYPNIEYIVVDGGSTDGSVEIIKRYGDRIARWVSEPDEGQSHAINKGFRMATGEIVAWLNSDDLYFPDAVSTAVKCFVADERLGLVYGHGVFVDRDGGFLRYFTEVEPYDAFRLRNCSDYIMQPTTFFRRDALLDVGLLNESLHYAMDWDLWCRFAESGCGVHFEPRLIAATRVYPETKTTAGSRPRLNEIFRTLRRHATGWWPHAYFGFRATELRSTLERRDLSLLQRARLSMRLFLLRLANWRNILYDRHRSNDLYGLRRRTNELMPHARLCWPVYKDCDGVTLQLRSRRERKVVICTAHGGNLETTLLPGKNAHVQVELPRAVTPTPVIDLLCAVERAGRGSTTVVIEEARLI, translated from the coding sequence ATGACCGGTCAGCCGCTCGTCAGCATCATCACGCCGAGCCACAACCACGCGGCGTTTCTCGAGGAAACGATCCGCAGCGTGCTCGCGCAGGACTACCCGAACATCGAATACATCGTCGTCGACGGCGGCTCGACCGACGGGAGCGTGGAGATCATCAAGCGCTACGGCGACCGCATCGCCCGCTGGGTCTCCGAGCCCGACGAGGGCCAATCGCACGCGATCAACAAGGGCTTCCGCATGGCAACGGGGGAGATCGTTGCCTGGCTCAATTCGGACGATCTCTACTTCCCCGACGCTGTCTCGACGGCCGTGAAGTGCTTCGTCGCCGATGAACGCCTCGGCCTGGTCTATGGCCACGGCGTGTTCGTTGATCGTGACGGCGGCTTCCTGCGCTACTTTACCGAGGTCGAGCCCTACGACGCGTTCCGGCTGCGAAACTGCTCGGACTACATCATGCAGCCGACGACGTTCTTCCGGCGCGACGCGCTGCTCGACGTCGGCCTGCTCAACGAGTCGTTGCACTACGCGATGGACTGGGATCTCTGGTGCCGGTTCGCCGAGAGCGGCTGCGGCGTGCACTTCGAGCCGAGGCTCATCGCCGCCACGCGCGTCTACCCAGAGACCAAGACGACAGCAGGCAGCCGCCCGCGCCTCAACGAGATCTTCCGCACGCTGCGCCGCCATGCGACCGGCTGGTGGCCACACGCCTACTTCGGTTTCCGCGCGACCGAGCTGCGCAGCACGCTAGAGCGGCGCGACTTGTCACTCCTGCAGCGTGCACGCCTTAGCATGCGCCTGTTCCTCCTGCGCTTGGCCAACTGGCGCAACATCCTCTACGACCGTCATCGGTCCAACGACCTCTACGGTCTCCGCCGCCGCACGAACGAGCTCATGCCACACGCGCGCCTGTGCTGGCCTGTGTACAAGGACTGCGATGGCGTCACGCTGCAGCTCCGCAGCCGGCGCGAGCGCAAGGTCGTCATCTGCACAGCACATGGCGGTAACCTTGAGACTACGCTCCTGCCAGGCAAGAACGCACATGTTCAGGTCGAGTTGCCGAGAGCGGTGACGCCGACACCCGTGATCGACCTGCTGTGCGCTGTCGAGAGAGCCGGCCGGGGCAGTACAACAGTCGTGATCGAGGAAGCCCGCCTGATTTGA
- a CDS encoding sulfatase-like hydrolase/transferase produces MTREAQRPNILWICTDQQRFDTLGCTGNGFVRTPHVNGLARDGVLFENAFCQNPVCTPSRASFLTGRYPRTTRCRQNGQSIPADEVLVTRLLHDAGYTGGLSGKLHISACDPTVCKNTERRINDGYDVFHWSHHPGADWPGNEYMQWLDEKGVALTRTPVEGAKHMWAGMPAEHHQTTWCAEKAISFIEQADRSGRPWFFSVNIFDPHHEFDPPREHLERYLARLDEIPLPNYLPGELDGKPVWQAIDHQRAYAGTSSGYAYDTMSDREHRLIRAAYWAMVDLIDDQVGRMLDALDRSGQRDNTLVLFMSDHGEMLGDHGIYLKGAYFYEPAVHVPLIVSWPARIEPARRSTALAELTDIAPTLLEAAGLPRAPGMQGRSLWPVLTGHADPSTHRDDVYCEYYNANQHYKTPAHLTMVRTERHKLVVPHGRAGAQGHLAGELYDLDEDPNETHNRWHDPAHHDIRHQMMLRLCDRMAWTVDPLPIREGNW; encoded by the coding sequence ATGACTCGCGAGGCGCAGCGGCCCAATATCCTCTGGATCTGCACGGACCAGCAACGTTTCGACACACTCGGCTGCACGGGCAATGGCTTTGTCAGAACGCCCCACGTCAACGGGCTGGCGCGTGACGGCGTGCTCTTCGAGAATGCGTTCTGCCAGAATCCGGTGTGCACACCAAGCCGGGCAAGTTTCCTGACGGGCCGTTATCCGCGCACGACGCGCTGCCGCCAGAACGGCCAGTCGATCCCTGCCGACGAGGTGCTGGTCACTCGCCTCCTGCACGACGCCGGCTACACGGGCGGGCTCTCGGGCAAGCTGCACATCTCAGCCTGCGACCCCACGGTGTGCAAGAACACCGAACGGCGCATCAACGACGGCTACGACGTGTTTCATTGGTCGCATCATCCCGGTGCAGACTGGCCCGGCAACGAGTACATGCAGTGGCTCGACGAGAAGGGCGTCGCGCTGACGCGAACGCCCGTCGAGGGCGCCAAGCACATGTGGGCCGGCATGCCGGCCGAGCATCACCAGACCACGTGGTGCGCGGAGAAGGCGATCAGCTTCATCGAGCAGGCGGATAGATCCGGCAGGCCGTGGTTCTTCTCGGTCAACATCTTCGACCCGCACCACGAGTTTGATCCGCCGCGCGAGCACCTCGAACGCTACCTCGCTCGTCTCGACGAGATCCCGCTTCCCAACTACCTCCCCGGCGAGCTGGACGGCAAGCCGGTCTGGCAGGCGATCGATCACCAGCGGGCCTACGCGGGAACTTCGTCCGGGTACGCCTACGACACCATGTCCGACCGCGAGCACCGTCTGATCCGCGCCGCGTATTGGGCGATGGTGGACCTGATCGACGACCAGGTCGGCCGGATGCTCGATGCGCTCGATCGAAGCGGCCAGCGCGACAACACGCTCGTGCTCTTCATGTCCGATCACGGCGAGATGCTCGGCGATCACGGCATCTATCTCAAGGGCGCCTACTTCTACGAGCCCGCCGTGCATGTGCCACTCATCGTTTCGTGGCCCGCCCGGATCGAGCCCGCCCGGAGGAGCACCGCACTGGCCGAGCTGACGGACATTGCGCCGACGCTGCTCGAGGCCGCCGGCCTGCCCCGCGCGCCCGGCATGCAGGGCCGCTCGTTATGGCCGGTGCTCACGGGGCACGCCGATCCGTCGACCCACCGAGACGACGTCTATTGCGAGTACTACAACGCGAATCAGCACTACAAGACGCCCGCCCATCTCACCATGGTGCGCACGGAGCGCCACAAGCTTGTTGTCCCGCACGGCCGTGCGGGCGCACAGGGCCACTTAGCCGGCGAGCTCTACGACCTCGACGAGGATCCGAACGAAACGCACAATCGCTGGCACGACCCGGCGCATCATGATATCAGACATCAGATGATGCTGCGGCTCTGCGATCGGATGGCGTGGACCGTGGACCCGCTGCCGATCCGGGAAGGGAACTGGTAG
- a CDS encoding sulfatase-like hydrolase/transferase, giving the protein MSDTPPNILLITSDQQHWNTLGITNPEIRTPHLDALAGEGTVFTNAFCVNPTCTPTRASIITGTYPSQHGAWALGTRLPESVPVVGDVLQRARYRTALVGKAHFQPLKTTDEYASIETLPVLHDFEFWRRFHGPYYGFEHVELTRGHTDENGVGAHYVLWLEENGCANWRDFFRPPAGHNETQRWKWLIPERYHYSTWIAERTNALLEQYRHRGEPFFLWSSFFDPHPDYLVPEPWDTMYDPAKLTVPSLTPGEHDANPPHFAMTQQAKPDFSPWQEPGGHYMHGLHSHLVDRKDLARDIAVYYAMVSLMDKYIGAILAKLDELGLAENTLVVFTTDHGHFFGQHGLTAKGPFHYNDMIKVPFIARLPGRVPAGRCTGALLSLVDLAPTFLSVAGLDLPRTMTGVSQRDVFFGSKDTVRKHVVVENHHQPTTIHLKTYFDGRYKITVYYDRDCGELFDLEADPGEVRNLWNSAEHMELKTHLLLKLLHAEMGKEPMWMPRIAVA; this is encoded by the coding sequence ATGAGCGACACGCCCCCCAACATCCTGCTCATCACAAGCGATCAGCAGCACTGGAACACGCTCGGCATCACGAACCCTGAGATACGCACGCCGCACCTCGATGCACTCGCGGGCGAGGGCACGGTGTTCACCAATGCGTTCTGCGTCAACCCGACGTGTACGCCGACGCGCGCCTCGATCATTACGGGCACCTACCCGAGCCAGCACGGCGCATGGGCGCTGGGCACAAGGTTGCCCGAGAGCGTGCCCGTCGTCGGCGACGTTCTCCAGCGCGCCCGTTACCGCACCGCGCTCGTCGGCAAAGCACACTTCCAGCCGCTCAAGACCACGGACGAGTACGCGTCGATCGAGACGCTGCCCGTGCTGCATGACTTCGAGTTTTGGAGGCGCTTTCACGGCCCGTACTACGGCTTCGAACACGTCGAGCTGACGCGCGGCCACACGGACGAAAACGGCGTCGGCGCACACTACGTGCTCTGGCTCGAGGAGAACGGCTGCGCCAACTGGCGCGATTTCTTCCGCCCGCCCGCGGGCCACAACGAGACGCAGCGCTGGAAGTGGCTCATCCCCGAGCGCTATCATTACAGCACGTGGATCGCCGAGCGGACGAACGCGCTCCTTGAGCAGTACCGGCACCGTGGCGAGCCGTTCTTCCTCTGGTCGAGCTTTTTCGATCCTCACCCCGATTACCTTGTGCCCGAGCCATGGGACACGATGTACGACCCGGCGAAGCTTACCGTACCGTCGCTCACGCCCGGCGAGCACGACGCCAACCCGCCGCACTTCGCCATGACGCAACAGGCGAAACCCGACTTCTCGCCGTGGCAGGAGCCCGGCGGCCACTACATGCATGGGCTGCACTCGCACCTTGTCGACCGCAAAGACCTTGCGCGCGACATCGCCGTCTACTACGCCATGGTCAGCCTCATGGACAAGTATATCGGCGCGATCCTCGCCAAGCTCGATGAGCTCGGCCTCGCTGAGAACACGCTCGTCGTGTTCACGACCGACCACGGTCACTTCTTCGGCCAACACGGGCTCACGGCGAAGGGCCCGTTCCACTACAACGACATGATCAAGGTGCCGTTCATCGCGCGGCTGCCCGGACGCGTTCCGGCAGGCCGGTGCACCGGCGCGTTGCTGTCGCTCGTTGATCTCGCGCCGACCTTCCTGAGCGTCGCCGGCCTCGACTTGCCGCGCACGATGACGGGCGTCAGCCAACGCGATGTGTTCTTCGGCTCCAAGGACACCGTGCGAAAGCACGTCGTGGTCGAGAACCACCACCAGCCGACGACCATCCACCTCAAGACCTACTTCGACGGACGCTACAAGATCACCGTCTACTATGACCGCGACTGCGGCGAGCTGTTCGATCTCGAGGCCGATCCCGGCGAGGTGCGCAACCTGTGGAACAGCGCCGAGCACATGGAGCTCAAGACGCACCTTCTGCTCAAGCTGCTCCACGCCGAGATGGGCAAAGAGCCGATGTGGATGCCGCGTATCGCGGTTGCATAG
- a CDS encoding 2-hydroxyacyl-CoA dehydratase, producing the protein MIPNCLEYATKAKAEGRPVVGIMCEYTPRELIMAAGAVPVCLCGGSEKTIADAEHDLPANLCPLIKSTYGYHVQGSNPFIEMADLLVAETTCDGKKKMYELMGQTRPMVVLELPQKPNDPDAFTHWERELHKLKSELERRFGVEITDCKLRAAVETMNTERALRRSLADLMKADSPPLTGRELLELKSSISGIRCDFKQYERALGTLPGRQAVPDAATRVRVLMTGVPMAHGAERVLDIIESHGGLVVAMESCVGLKPILDDVRLNGGGLMHALAEKYFTLPCSVMTTNDRRLDTLATLAAGYRAQCVVELVWQACLTYDVETYRIRQLAEEKLGVPYLRIETDYSPSDSARIGVRVEALFETVRKGAC; encoded by the coding sequence ATGATCCCCAATTGCCTCGAGTACGCGACGAAGGCCAAGGCCGAAGGGCGGCCGGTCGTTGGCATCATGTGCGAGTACACGCCACGCGAGCTCATCATGGCCGCCGGCGCGGTGCCCGTGTGCCTGTGCGGCGGCTCGGAGAAGACGATCGCCGACGCCGAGCACGATCTGCCGGCCAACCTCTGCCCGCTCATCAAGTCGACGTACGGCTATCACGTGCAAGGCTCGAACCCGTTCATCGAAATGGCCGACCTGCTCGTTGCCGAGACGACGTGCGACGGCAAGAAGAAGATGTACGAACTCATGGGCCAGACGCGGCCCATGGTTGTGCTCGAACTGCCGCAGAAGCCCAACGACCCGGACGCCTTCACGCACTGGGAGCGCGAGCTGCACAAGCTCAAGTCCGAGCTCGAGCGCCGTTTCGGCGTCGAGATCACCGACTGCAAGCTGCGCGCCGCCGTCGAGACGATGAACACGGAGCGCGCGCTGCGCCGCTCGCTCGCCGACCTGATGAAGGCCGACTCACCGCCGCTGACCGGGCGCGAGCTGCTCGAGCTCAAGAGCAGCATCTCGGGCATCCGGTGCGACTTCAAGCAGTACGAGCGCGCGCTCGGGACGCTGCCCGGGCGCCAGGCCGTGCCGGATGCCGCCACGCGCGTCCGCGTGCTCATGACGGGCGTGCCGATGGCGCACGGCGCGGAACGCGTACTCGACATCATCGAGTCGCACGGCGGTCTTGTCGTGGCGATGGAGAGCTGCGTCGGCCTCAAGCCGATTCTGGACGACGTGCGGTTGAACGGCGGCGGCCTCATGCACGCGCTCGCCGAGAAGTACTTCACGCTGCCCTGTTCGGTCATGACGACCAACGACAGGCGTCTCGATACGCTCGCCACGCTCGCGGCCGGCTACCGCGCGCAGTGCGTCGTCGAGCTGGTCTGGCAGGCGTGCCTGACCTACGATGTTGAGACGTATCGCATCAGACAGCTCGCCGAAGAGAAGCTTGGCGTGCCGTATCTGCGGATCGAGACCGACTACTCGCCGTCGGATTCGGCGCGCATCGGCGTGCGCGTCGAAGCGCTGTTTGAGACCGTGCGGAAAGGCGCGTGTTGA